The proteins below are encoded in one region of Salmo salar chromosome ssa02, Ssal_v3.1, whole genome shotgun sequence:
- the LOC106583419 gene encoding prolyl 3-hydroxylase 3: MALCANHSSVYVALHISLIHSLFSFFYLTSPVAGIGASAGSASGLITSYDVLYYTGVRAYFSEEWEKAAELLEKSMSTREALFRTRRQCHEECVPAGYDRLSKLDTEKGNLWDLWAVDWVQRRAECVRFCLGRAVTPAGQLPVSADIEYEFSTRNPYNFLQVVYWKLGKVQKAASAAHTFFVANPSHLEMRNNIEKYRRMEGVTEDAFQDREMETEKHWALYDSAVTSEASSDWAHAVEKWRECVNETLRQTDECRAQCEVASQRLPENRGEDGMDGVFEKAAALSLSLLSCQQACVTQVATRPGRISAQEDFLPTQLEHLHIAQFKAGDLGGAVRSLRSLLLFYPSDKDSLSNLELYTETLGGDTEAHGTKPSQEIARYVSRSLQEKKLLYFGMENLNFNFTDPDLWTPEEVVPELLRDIWRAEKEVLNEKLKAGEKEVEMDDSGFYAGGPVPQVGVTISMDDNSLNGTNRVVLDGVLDQKECNTVLRLATAAAAAGDGYRGRRSPHTPHEKFEGLTVLRAVKLARDGMVNQSDAKLLHEMGERVRTLLHSYFRSPSGLHFSYTHLVCRSAITGDQEGRLDLSHPVHVDNCLLEPETRQCWREPPAFTHRDLSAVLYLNDDFDGGELFFTDRDAKTVTARVKPTCGRLVGFSAGPVNPHGVTAVTAGRRCALALWFTKEKHHRDMEREEAEALWAADGQSVTKGGEVKEEGREGTAAPARSGRSGSQSSRSRGRGRVTGGKDEL; this comes from the exons ATGGCGCTTTGCGCAAATCACAGCTCTGTCTACGTGGCGCTGCACATCTCTCTTATTCACTCTCTTTTCTCATTCTTCTATTTGACCTCTCCTGTTGCAGGCATCGGGGCTTCTGCAGGATCTGCGTCCGGACTCATAACCTCTTACGATGTTTTGTATTATACCGGGGTCCGTGCATACTTTAGCGAGGAGTGGGAGAAAGCTGCGGAGCTGCTCGAAAAGTCGATGTCTACCCGGGAGGCTCTATTTCGGACCCGACGGCAGTGCCATGAAGAATGTGTGCCAGCGGGATATGACAGGCTCTCAAAactgg ACACTGAGAAAGGGAATCTGTGGGACCTATGGGCAGTGGACTGGGTCCAGCGGCGGGCTGAGTGTGTGCGGTTCTGTTTGGGACGGGCTGTCACTCCCGCAGGACAGCTTCCCGTGTCTGCCGACATCGAGTACGAGTTTAGCACCCGGAACCCCTATAACTTCCTGCAGGTGGTCTACTGGAAG CTTGGGAAAGTACAAAAGGCGGCGTCAGCAGCCCACACGTTCTTCGTGGCCAACCCCAGCCACCTGGAGATGAGGAACAACATTGAGAAGTATAGACGGATGGAGGGAGTAACAGAGGACGCATTccaggatagagagatggagacagagaaacacTGG GCCCTGTACGACTCTGCCGTCACCTCTGAGGCCTCCTCTGATTGGGCGCACGCCGTGGAGAAATGGAGGGAGTGTGTGAacgagacactgagacagactgatgagTGCCGGGCGCAGTGTGAGGTCGCCTCACAGCGGCTCcctgagaacagaggagaggacggAATGGACGGGGTGTTTGAGAAGGCTGCAG cactctccctctccctcctgtccTGCCAGCAGGCCTGTGTGACTCAGGTGGCGACGCGACCCGGAAGGATTTCAGCCCAGGAGGACTTCCTACCCACACAGCTGGAGCATCTACACATCGCACAGTTCAAAG CGGGCGATCTAGGAGGAGCGGTGCGTTCTCTGcggtctctcctcctgttctacCCCTCAGACAAAGACTCCCTCAGTAACCTGGAGCTCTACACAGAGACACTGGGGGGTGACACTGAGGCACATGGGACAAAGCCCTCCCAG GAGATAGCCAGGTATGTGAGCCGCTCACTGCAGGAGAAAAAGCTACTCTACTTCGGAATGGAAAACCTCAACTTCAATTTCACCGACCCG GATCTCTGGACTCCAGAGGAGGTTGTTCCCGAGTTGCTCAGAGACATATGGAG AGCAGAAAAGGAAGTGCTGAATGAGAAATTGAAGGCGGGAGAGAAAGAAGTAGAGATGGACGATAGTGGGTTCTACGCAG GGGGTCCCGTTCCTCAGGTTGGTGTCACCATCAGCATGGACGACAATTCTTTAAATGGAACTAATCGCGTGGTGCTGGACGGAGTTCTAGATCAAAAGGAATGCAATACAGTACTGCGCCTAGCGACC GCAGCTGCGGCTGCTGGGGACGGTTACCGGGGGCGACggtccccacacacaccccatgaGAAGTTTGAGGGCCTGACTGTCCTCAGAGCTGTCAAG TTGGCTCGGGACGGCATGGTGAACCAATCAGACGCTAAGCTGCTGcatgagatgggggagagggtgaGAACCCTCTTGCACTCCTACTTCAGGAGCCCCTCAGGACTCCATTTCTCCTACACACATCTCGTGTGCCGTAGCGCCATCACAG gggaccAGGAGGGGAGACTGGACCTGTCTCACCCTGTTCATGTGGACAACTGTCTACTGGAACCTGAGACCAGACAGTGCTGGAGAGAACCACCTGCCTTTACACACAGAGAcctgag CGCTGTGCTCTATCTGAACGATGACTTTGACGGTGGGGAGCTCTTCTTCACAGACAGGGATGCCAAGACTGTCACA gCCCGGGTGAAACCCACCTGTGGTCGACTGGTGGGGTTCTCCGCCGGTCCTGTCAACCCCCATGGTGTGACCGCGGTGACCGCTGGCCGCAGGTGTGCACTGGCCCTCTGGTTCACCAAGGAGAAGCACCACAGGGATATG gagagggaggaggctgAGGCCCTGTGGGCTGCGGATGGACAGAGTGTGACGAAGGGAGGAGAAGtaaaagaggagggaagagagggcacCGCTGCCCCTGCTCGGAGTGGTAGAAGTGGAAGCCAGTCGTCGAGGAGTAGAGGGAGGGGCAGGGTGACAGGGGGAAAGGATGAGCTGTGA
- the LOC106583425 gene encoding ubiquitin carboxyl-terminal hydrolase 5 isoform X2 codes for MAEVSEVLMSVLSTIRVPRPGDRVHKDECALSFSSPESEGGLYVCMNSFLGFGSQYVDRHHTRSGQRAYLHISRTRKAPEDDENSGSGDPPKKKPTRLAIGIEGGFNVEQEQYEEEVKVVLFPDRQEVTSDDLATMPDVVRERVSLAMAGLMSADSVSHALQVQQWDGELRAESRHAVELKQLNNGTKIPPSGWRCEVCDLQENLWMNLSDGRVFCGRRYFDGSGGNNHALLHFQQTGHPLAVKLGTITPDGADVYSYDEDDMVLDPKLPEHLSHFGIDMMTMEKTEHTMTELEIAVNQRVGEWEVIQESGATLRPLSGPGLTGMKNLGNSCYLNSVMQVLFTVPDFQSKYVSNIDKIFNEAPSDPTQDFKTQVAKLGYGLLSGEYSKPAPDPGEGSEPSSEPRGDQVGIAARMFKALVGRGHPEFSTNRQQDAQEFLLHFINMVERNCRSGVNPSEAFRFLVEERIVCQQSQKAKYTQRVDYILQLPVPMDQATNTEELQEAERRREEADSSGAPPPAPVRACIPFTACMAALSEPETLTDFWSSAAQAKTTATKTTRFASFPDHMVIQVKKFTFGQDWVPKKLDVSIDVPDTLDLTALRGTGQQPGEELLPEVAPPPLMTPDVEVKGILGSHGNEEDDSLYSPLLSPVLDDSTLSQLCEMGFPLEACRKAVYYTGNTGIDAAMNWVMGHMDDPDFSAPLVLPGTSSAPGTTPTESFSEEHLATIVSMGFSRDQATRALRATSNVLERAVDWIFSHLDDLESMEVSEGGRSAAESEGSREPPPGPKVRDGPGKYELFAFISHMGTSTMCGHYVCHIKKDQQWIIFNDQKVCASEKPPKDLGYLYFYRRVTE; via the exons ATGGCGGAGGTAAGCGAGGTTTTGATGTCGGTTTTGTCTACAATTCGGGTTCCGAGGCCCGGGGACCGTGTCCACAAAGACGAATGCGCCTTGTCATTTTCTTCTCCG gagagTGAAGGAGGCCTGTATGTGTGCATGAACAGTTTCCTTGGGTTCGGCAGCCAGTATGTGGATAGACACCACACCAGGAGCGGACAGCGGGCTTACCTGCACATCTCCCGGACCCGCAAAGCTCCG GAAGATGATGAGAACTCTGGATCCGGTGACCCACCCAAGAAGAAGCCCACCCGATTAGCCATAG ggatCGAGGGAGGGTTCAATGTGGAGCAGGAGCAGTACGAGGAGGAAGTAAAGGTCGTCCTCTTCCCTGATAGACAGGAAGTTACATCCGATGACCTCGCCACCATGCCAGATGTTGTGAGAGAGCGG GTATCTCTAGCCATGGCAGGGCTGATGTCTGCAGACTCAGTGTCTCACGCCCTGCAGGTGCAGCAGTGGGACGGCGAGTTGCGGGCGGAGTCCCGGCACGCCGTCGAACTCAAGCAGCTCAACAACGGCACCAAGATCCCTCCCAG TGGTTGGCGGTGTGAGGTGTGTGACCTGCAGGAGAACCTGTGGATGAACCTGTCGGACGGAAGGGTGTTCTGCGGTCGCAGGTATTTCGATGGCTCCGGGGGGAACAACCATGCCCTCCTGCACTTCCAGCAGACGGGACACCCTCTGGCTGTCAAACTGGGTACCATCACCCCCGACGGAGCAG ATGTGTACTCCTATGATGAGGATGACATGGTACTGGATCCAAAGCTCCCCGAACACCTGTCCCACTTTGGCATCGACATGATGACCATGGAAAAG ACGGAGCACACGATGACAGAGCTGGAGATAGCGGTGAACCAGCGTGTGGGGGAGTGGGAGGTGATCCAGGAGTCAGGGGCCACCCTTCGTCCTCTATCGGGCCCCGGCCTCACCGGCATGAAGAACCTGGGCAACAGCTGCTACCTCAACTCGGTCATGCAAGTCCTCTTCACCGTGCCTGACTTCCAGAGCAA GTACGTCTCCAACATTGACAAGATCTTCAATGAAGCTCCAAGCGACCCCACCCAGGACTTCAAAACCCAAGT AGCAAAGCTGGGCTATGGTCTGTTGTCGGGCGAGTATTCCAAACCAGCCCCTGACCCAGGAGAGGGTtctgaacccagctctgaacccAGA GGTGACCAGGTTGGCATAGCGGCACGCATGTTCAAAGCACTTGTTGGGCGGGGCCACCCGGAGTTCTCCACCAATCGGCAACAAGACGCCCAGGAGTTCTTATTACACTTCATTAATATGGTGGAG AGAAACTGTCGTTCGGGGGTGAACCCGTCTGAAGCCTTCCGGTTCCTGGTAGAGGAGAGGATCGTGTGTCAGCAGTCACAGAAAGCAAAGTACACGCAGAGGGTGGACTACATCCTCCAGCTACCTGTGCCCATGGACCAGGCCACCAACACAG agGAGCTGCAGGAGGCTGAGCGTCGGCGGGAGGAGGCAGACTCGTCGGGAGCCCCTCCCCCCGCGCCGGTGCGTGCCTGTATCCCGTTCACAGCGTGCATGGCGGCGCTCAGCGAACCGGAGACGCTCACAGACTTCTGGAGCTCCGCCGCGCAGGCCAAGACCACCGCCACCAA GACCACTCGCTTTGCCTCTTTCCCTGACCACATGGTTATCCAGGTTAAGAAGTTCACTTTTGGACAGGACTGGGTCCCTAAGAAACTAG ACGTGAGCATCGACGTTCCCGACACGCTGGACCTGACTGCGCTCCGTGGGACCGGCCAGCAGCCGGGGGAGGAGCTTCTGCCAGAGGTGGCCCCACCCCCTCTCATGACCCCTGACGTGGAGGTCAAAGGTATCCTGGGTTCCCACGGCAACGAGGAGGACGACTCGCTCTACTCCCCACTACTGT cCCCAGTCCTGGACGACTCTACCTTGTCCCAGTTGTGTGAGATGGGATTCCCACTGGAGGCCTGCAGGAAGGCTGTGTACTATACTGGGAATACTGGAATCGACGCAGCCATGAACTGGGTCATGGGCCACATGGACGACCCAG ATTTCTCCGCTCCCTTGGTGTTGCCGGGCACCAGCTCCGCTCCCGGGACCACGCCCACAGAGAGCTTTTCAGAGGAGCACCTAGCAACCATCGTCTCCATGGGCTTCAGCCGAGACCAGGCCACGCGAGCACTGAGGGCCACG aGTAACGTCCTAGAGCGCGCCGTGGACTGGATCTTCTCCCATCTGGATGATCTAGAGTCCATGGAGGTTTCAGAGGGGGGCCGCTCGGCCGCCGAGAGCGAGGGGTCCAGGGAGCCCCCTCCTGGGCCTAAAGTCCGAGACGGACCGGGCA aGTATGAGCTGTTTGCCTTCATCAGTCACATGGGCACGAGCACTATGTGCGGCCACTACGTCTGCCACATCAAGAAGGACCAACA gtggatTATCTTTAACGATCAGAAAGTGTGTGCCTCAGAGAAGCCGCCCAAGGACCTGGGTTACCTCTACTTCTACCGGAGAGTCACTGAGTGA
- the LOC106583425 gene encoding ubiquitin carboxyl-terminal hydrolase 5 isoform X1, which produces MAEVSEVLMSVLSTIRVPRPGDRVHKDECALSFSSPESEGGLYVCMNSFLGFGSQYVDRHHTRSGQRAYLHISRTRKAPKEDDENSGSGDPPKKKPTRLAIGIEGGFNVEQEQYEEEVKVVLFPDRQEVTSDDLATMPDVVRERVSLAMAGLMSADSVSHALQVQQWDGELRAESRHAVELKQLNNGTKIPPSGWRCEVCDLQENLWMNLSDGRVFCGRRYFDGSGGNNHALLHFQQTGHPLAVKLGTITPDGADVYSYDEDDMVLDPKLPEHLSHFGIDMMTMEKTEHTMTELEIAVNQRVGEWEVIQESGATLRPLSGPGLTGMKNLGNSCYLNSVMQVLFTVPDFQSKYVSNIDKIFNEAPSDPTQDFKTQVAKLGYGLLSGEYSKPAPDPGEGSEPSSEPRGDQVGIAARMFKALVGRGHPEFSTNRQQDAQEFLLHFINMVERNCRSGVNPSEAFRFLVEERIVCQQSQKAKYTQRVDYILQLPVPMDQATNTEELQEAERRREEADSSGAPPPAPVRACIPFTACMAALSEPETLTDFWSSAAQAKTTATKTTRFASFPDHMVIQVKKFTFGQDWVPKKLDVSIDVPDTLDLTALRGTGQQPGEELLPEVAPPPLMTPDVEVKGILGSHGNEEDDSLYSPLLSPVLDDSTLSQLCEMGFPLEACRKAVYYTGNTGIDAAMNWVMGHMDDPDFSAPLVLPGTSSAPGTTPTESFSEEHLATIVSMGFSRDQATRALRATSNVLERAVDWIFSHLDDLESMEVSEGGRSAAESEGSREPPPGPKVRDGPGKYELFAFISHMGTSTMCGHYVCHIKKDQQWIIFNDQKVCASEKPPKDLGYLYFYRRVTE; this is translated from the exons ATGGCGGAGGTAAGCGAGGTTTTGATGTCGGTTTTGTCTACAATTCGGGTTCCGAGGCCCGGGGACCGTGTCCACAAAGACGAATGCGCCTTGTCATTTTCTTCTCCG gagagTGAAGGAGGCCTGTATGTGTGCATGAACAGTTTCCTTGGGTTCGGCAGCCAGTATGTGGATAGACACCACACCAGGAGCGGACAGCGGGCTTACCTGCACATCTCCCGGACCCGCAAAGCTCCG AAGGAAGATGATGAGAACTCTGGATCCGGTGACCCACCCAAGAAGAAGCCCACCCGATTAGCCATAG ggatCGAGGGAGGGTTCAATGTGGAGCAGGAGCAGTACGAGGAGGAAGTAAAGGTCGTCCTCTTCCCTGATAGACAGGAAGTTACATCCGATGACCTCGCCACCATGCCAGATGTTGTGAGAGAGCGG GTATCTCTAGCCATGGCAGGGCTGATGTCTGCAGACTCAGTGTCTCACGCCCTGCAGGTGCAGCAGTGGGACGGCGAGTTGCGGGCGGAGTCCCGGCACGCCGTCGAACTCAAGCAGCTCAACAACGGCACCAAGATCCCTCCCAG TGGTTGGCGGTGTGAGGTGTGTGACCTGCAGGAGAACCTGTGGATGAACCTGTCGGACGGAAGGGTGTTCTGCGGTCGCAGGTATTTCGATGGCTCCGGGGGGAACAACCATGCCCTCCTGCACTTCCAGCAGACGGGACACCCTCTGGCTGTCAAACTGGGTACCATCACCCCCGACGGAGCAG ATGTGTACTCCTATGATGAGGATGACATGGTACTGGATCCAAAGCTCCCCGAACACCTGTCCCACTTTGGCATCGACATGATGACCATGGAAAAG ACGGAGCACACGATGACAGAGCTGGAGATAGCGGTGAACCAGCGTGTGGGGGAGTGGGAGGTGATCCAGGAGTCAGGGGCCACCCTTCGTCCTCTATCGGGCCCCGGCCTCACCGGCATGAAGAACCTGGGCAACAGCTGCTACCTCAACTCGGTCATGCAAGTCCTCTTCACCGTGCCTGACTTCCAGAGCAA GTACGTCTCCAACATTGACAAGATCTTCAATGAAGCTCCAAGCGACCCCACCCAGGACTTCAAAACCCAAGT AGCAAAGCTGGGCTATGGTCTGTTGTCGGGCGAGTATTCCAAACCAGCCCCTGACCCAGGAGAGGGTtctgaacccagctctgaacccAGA GGTGACCAGGTTGGCATAGCGGCACGCATGTTCAAAGCACTTGTTGGGCGGGGCCACCCGGAGTTCTCCACCAATCGGCAACAAGACGCCCAGGAGTTCTTATTACACTTCATTAATATGGTGGAG AGAAACTGTCGTTCGGGGGTGAACCCGTCTGAAGCCTTCCGGTTCCTGGTAGAGGAGAGGATCGTGTGTCAGCAGTCACAGAAAGCAAAGTACACGCAGAGGGTGGACTACATCCTCCAGCTACCTGTGCCCATGGACCAGGCCACCAACACAG agGAGCTGCAGGAGGCTGAGCGTCGGCGGGAGGAGGCAGACTCGTCGGGAGCCCCTCCCCCCGCGCCGGTGCGTGCCTGTATCCCGTTCACAGCGTGCATGGCGGCGCTCAGCGAACCGGAGACGCTCACAGACTTCTGGAGCTCCGCCGCGCAGGCCAAGACCACCGCCACCAA GACCACTCGCTTTGCCTCTTTCCCTGACCACATGGTTATCCAGGTTAAGAAGTTCACTTTTGGACAGGACTGGGTCCCTAAGAAACTAG ACGTGAGCATCGACGTTCCCGACACGCTGGACCTGACTGCGCTCCGTGGGACCGGCCAGCAGCCGGGGGAGGAGCTTCTGCCAGAGGTGGCCCCACCCCCTCTCATGACCCCTGACGTGGAGGTCAAAGGTATCCTGGGTTCCCACGGCAACGAGGAGGACGACTCGCTCTACTCCCCACTACTGT cCCCAGTCCTGGACGACTCTACCTTGTCCCAGTTGTGTGAGATGGGATTCCCACTGGAGGCCTGCAGGAAGGCTGTGTACTATACTGGGAATACTGGAATCGACGCAGCCATGAACTGGGTCATGGGCCACATGGACGACCCAG ATTTCTCCGCTCCCTTGGTGTTGCCGGGCACCAGCTCCGCTCCCGGGACCACGCCCACAGAGAGCTTTTCAGAGGAGCACCTAGCAACCATCGTCTCCATGGGCTTCAGCCGAGACCAGGCCACGCGAGCACTGAGGGCCACG aGTAACGTCCTAGAGCGCGCCGTGGACTGGATCTTCTCCCATCTGGATGATCTAGAGTCCATGGAGGTTTCAGAGGGGGGCCGCTCGGCCGCCGAGAGCGAGGGGTCCAGGGAGCCCCCTCCTGGGCCTAAAGTCCGAGACGGACCGGGCA aGTATGAGCTGTTTGCCTTCATCAGTCACATGGGCACGAGCACTATGTGCGGCCACTACGTCTGCCACATCAAGAAGGACCAACA gtggatTATCTTTAACGATCAGAAAGTGTGTGCCTCAGAGAAGCCGCCCAAGGACCTGGGTTACCTCTACTTCTACCGGAGAGTCACTGAGTGA
- the LOC106583425 gene encoding ubiquitin carboxyl-terminal hydrolase 5 isoform X3 produces MAEVSEVLMSVLSTIRVPRPGDRVHKDECALSFSSPESEGGLYVCMNSFLGFGSQYVDRHHTRSGQRAYLHISRTRKAPKEDDENSGSGDPPKKKPTRLAIGIEGGFNVEQEQYEEEVKVVLFPDRQEVTSDDLATMPDVVRERVSLAMAGLMSADSVSHALQVQQWDGELRAESRHAVELKQLNNGTKIPPSGWRCEVCDLQENLWMNLSDGRVFCGRRYFDGSGGNNHALLHFQQTGHPLAVKLGTITPDGADVYSYDEDDMVLDPKLPEHLSHFGIDMMTMEKTEHTMTELEIAVNQRVGEWEVIQESGATLRPLSGPGLTGMKNLGNSCYLNSVMQVLFTVPDFQSKYVSNIDKIFNEAPSDPTQDFKTQVAKLGYGLLSGEYSKPAPDPGEGSEPSSEPRGDQVGIAARMFKALVGRGHPEFSTNRQQDAQEFLLHFINMVERNCRSGVNPSEAFRFLVEERIVCQQSQKAKYTQRVDYILQLPVPMDQATNTEELQEAERRREEADSSGAPPPAPVRACIPFTACMAALSEPETLTDFWSSAAQAKTTATKTTRFASFPDHMVIQVKKFTFGQDWVPKKLDVSIDVPDTLDLTALRGTGQQPGEELLPEVAPPPLMTPDVEVKAPVLDDSTLSQLCEMGFPLEACRKAVYYTGNTGIDAAMNWVMGHMDDPDFSAPLVLPGTSSAPGTTPTESFSEEHLATIVSMGFSRDQATRALRATSNVLERAVDWIFSHLDDLESMEVSEGGRSAAESEGSREPPPGPKVRDGPGKYELFAFISHMGTSTMCGHYVCHIKKDQQWIIFNDQKVCASEKPPKDLGYLYFYRRVTE; encoded by the exons ATGGCGGAGGTAAGCGAGGTTTTGATGTCGGTTTTGTCTACAATTCGGGTTCCGAGGCCCGGGGACCGTGTCCACAAAGACGAATGCGCCTTGTCATTTTCTTCTCCG gagagTGAAGGAGGCCTGTATGTGTGCATGAACAGTTTCCTTGGGTTCGGCAGCCAGTATGTGGATAGACACCACACCAGGAGCGGACAGCGGGCTTACCTGCACATCTCCCGGACCCGCAAAGCTCCG AAGGAAGATGATGAGAACTCTGGATCCGGTGACCCACCCAAGAAGAAGCCCACCCGATTAGCCATAG ggatCGAGGGAGGGTTCAATGTGGAGCAGGAGCAGTACGAGGAGGAAGTAAAGGTCGTCCTCTTCCCTGATAGACAGGAAGTTACATCCGATGACCTCGCCACCATGCCAGATGTTGTGAGAGAGCGG GTATCTCTAGCCATGGCAGGGCTGATGTCTGCAGACTCAGTGTCTCACGCCCTGCAGGTGCAGCAGTGGGACGGCGAGTTGCGGGCGGAGTCCCGGCACGCCGTCGAACTCAAGCAGCTCAACAACGGCACCAAGATCCCTCCCAG TGGTTGGCGGTGTGAGGTGTGTGACCTGCAGGAGAACCTGTGGATGAACCTGTCGGACGGAAGGGTGTTCTGCGGTCGCAGGTATTTCGATGGCTCCGGGGGGAACAACCATGCCCTCCTGCACTTCCAGCAGACGGGACACCCTCTGGCTGTCAAACTGGGTACCATCACCCCCGACGGAGCAG ATGTGTACTCCTATGATGAGGATGACATGGTACTGGATCCAAAGCTCCCCGAACACCTGTCCCACTTTGGCATCGACATGATGACCATGGAAAAG ACGGAGCACACGATGACAGAGCTGGAGATAGCGGTGAACCAGCGTGTGGGGGAGTGGGAGGTGATCCAGGAGTCAGGGGCCACCCTTCGTCCTCTATCGGGCCCCGGCCTCACCGGCATGAAGAACCTGGGCAACAGCTGCTACCTCAACTCGGTCATGCAAGTCCTCTTCACCGTGCCTGACTTCCAGAGCAA GTACGTCTCCAACATTGACAAGATCTTCAATGAAGCTCCAAGCGACCCCACCCAGGACTTCAAAACCCAAGT AGCAAAGCTGGGCTATGGTCTGTTGTCGGGCGAGTATTCCAAACCAGCCCCTGACCCAGGAGAGGGTtctgaacccagctctgaacccAGA GGTGACCAGGTTGGCATAGCGGCACGCATGTTCAAAGCACTTGTTGGGCGGGGCCACCCGGAGTTCTCCACCAATCGGCAACAAGACGCCCAGGAGTTCTTATTACACTTCATTAATATGGTGGAG AGAAACTGTCGTTCGGGGGTGAACCCGTCTGAAGCCTTCCGGTTCCTGGTAGAGGAGAGGATCGTGTGTCAGCAGTCACAGAAAGCAAAGTACACGCAGAGGGTGGACTACATCCTCCAGCTACCTGTGCCCATGGACCAGGCCACCAACACAG agGAGCTGCAGGAGGCTGAGCGTCGGCGGGAGGAGGCAGACTCGTCGGGAGCCCCTCCCCCCGCGCCGGTGCGTGCCTGTATCCCGTTCACAGCGTGCATGGCGGCGCTCAGCGAACCGGAGACGCTCACAGACTTCTGGAGCTCCGCCGCGCAGGCCAAGACCACCGCCACCAA GACCACTCGCTTTGCCTCTTTCCCTGACCACATGGTTATCCAGGTTAAGAAGTTCACTTTTGGACAGGACTGGGTCCCTAAGAAACTAG ACGTGAGCATCGACGTTCCCGACACGCTGGACCTGACTGCGCTCCGTGGGACCGGCCAGCAGCCGGGGGAGGAGCTTCTGCCAGAGGTGGCCCCACCCCCTCTCATGACCCCTGACGTGGAGGTCAAAG cCCCAGTCCTGGACGACTCTACCTTGTCCCAGTTGTGTGAGATGGGATTCCCACTGGAGGCCTGCAGGAAGGCTGTGTACTATACTGGGAATACTGGAATCGACGCAGCCATGAACTGGGTCATGGGCCACATGGACGACCCAG ATTTCTCCGCTCCCTTGGTGTTGCCGGGCACCAGCTCCGCTCCCGGGACCACGCCCACAGAGAGCTTTTCAGAGGAGCACCTAGCAACCATCGTCTCCATGGGCTTCAGCCGAGACCAGGCCACGCGAGCACTGAGGGCCACG aGTAACGTCCTAGAGCGCGCCGTGGACTGGATCTTCTCCCATCTGGATGATCTAGAGTCCATGGAGGTTTCAGAGGGGGGCCGCTCGGCCGCCGAGAGCGAGGGGTCCAGGGAGCCCCCTCCTGGGCCTAAAGTCCGAGACGGACCGGGCA aGTATGAGCTGTTTGCCTTCATCAGTCACATGGGCACGAGCACTATGTGCGGCCACTACGTCTGCCACATCAAGAAGGACCAACA gtggatTATCTTTAACGATCAGAAAGTGTGTGCCTCAGAGAAGCCGCCCAAGGACCTGGGTTACCTCTACTTCTACCGGAGAGTCACTGAGTGA